A portion of the Homo sapiens chromosome 16, GRCh38.p14 Primary Assembly genome contains these proteins:
- the HSDL1 gene encoding inactive hydroxysteroid dehydrogenase-like protein 1 isoform b (isoform b is encoded by transcript variant 2): MAAVDSFYLLYREIARSCNCYMEALALVGAWYTARKSITVICDFYSLIRLHFIPRLGSRADLIKQYGRWAVVSGATDGIGKAYAEELASRGLNIILISRNEEKLQYFTQLSEDKLWDIINVNIAAASLMVHVVLPGMVERKKGAIVTISSGSCCKPTPQLAAFSASKAYLDHFSRALQYEYASKGIFVQSLIPFYVATSMTAPSNFLHRCSWLVPSPKVYAHHAVSTLGISKRTTGYWSHSIQFLFAQYMPEWLWVWGANILNRSLRKEALSCTA, from the exons ATGGCTGCTGTTGACAGTTTCTACCTCTTGTACAGGGAAATCGCCAGGTCTTGCAATTGCTATATGGAAGCTCTAGCTTTGGTTGGAGCCTGGTATACGGCCAGAAAAAGCATCACTGTCATCTGTGACTTTTACAGCCTGATCAGGCTGCATTTTATCCCCCGCCTGGGGAGCAGagcagacttgatcaagcagTATGGAAGATGGGCCGTTGTCAGCG GTGCAACAGATGGGATTGGAAAAGCCTACGCTGAAGAGTTAGCAAGCCGAGGTCTCAATATAATCCTGATTAGTCGGAACGAGGAGAAGTTGCAG TATTTCACTCAGCTGTCCGAGGACAAGCTCTGGGACATCATAAATGTGAACATTGCCGCCGCTAGTTTGATGGTCCATGTTGTGTTACCGGGAAtggtggagagaaagaaaggtgcCATCGTCACGATCTCTTCTGGCTCCTGCTGCAAACCCACTCCTCAGCTGGCTGCATTTTCTGCTTCTAAG GCTTATTTAGACCACTTCAGCAGAGCCTTGCAATATGAATATGCCTCTAAAGGAATCTTTGTACAGAGTCTAATCCCTTTCTATGTAGCCACCAGCATGACAGCACCCAGCAACTTTCTGCACAGGTGCTCGTGGTTGGTGCCTTCGCCAAAAGTCTATGCACATCATGCTGTTTCTACTCTTGGGATTTCCAAAAGGACCACAGGATATTGGTCCCATTCTATTCAG tttctttttgcaCAGTATATGCCTGAATGGCTCTGGGTGTGGGGAGCAAATATTCTCAACCGTTCACTACGTAAGGAAGCCTTATCCTGCACAGCCTGA
- the HSDL1 gene encoding inactive hydroxysteroid dehydrogenase-like protein 1 isoform X1: protein MAAVDSFYLLYREIARSCNCYMEALALVGAWYTARKSITVICDFYSLIRLHFIPRLGSRADLIKQYGRWAVVSGATDGIGKAYAEELASRGLNIILISRNEEKLQVVAKDIADTYKVETDIIVADFSSGREIYLPIREALKDKDVGILVNNVGVFYPYPQYFTQLSEDKLWDIINVNIAAASLMVHVVLPGMVERKKGAIVTISSGSCCKPTPQLAAFSASKAYLDHFSRALQYEYASKGIFVQSLIPFYVATSMTAPSNFLHRCSWLVPSPKVYAHHAVSTLGISKRTTGYWSHSIQFLFAQYMPEWLWVWGANILNRSLRKEALSCTA, encoded by the exons ATGGCTGCTGTTGACAGTTTCTACCTCTTGTACAGGGAAATCGCCAGGTCTTGCAATTGCTATATGGAAGCTCTAGCTTTGGTTGGAGCCTGGTATACGGCCAGAAAAAGCATCACTGTCATCTGTGACTTTTACAGCCTGATCAGGCTGCATTTTATCCCCCGCCTGGGGAGCAGagcagacttgatcaagcagTATGGAAGATGGGCCGTTGTCAGCG GTGCAACAGATGGGATTGGAAAAGCCTACGCTGAAGAGTTAGCAAGCCGAGGTCTCAATATAATCCTGATTAGTCGGAACGAGGAGAAGTTGCAGGTTGTTGCTAAAGACATAGCCGACACGTACAAAGTGGAAACTGATATTATAGTTGCGGACTTCAGCAGCGGTCGTGAGATCTACCTTCCAATTCGAGAAGCCCTGAAGGACAAAGACGTTGGCATCTTGGTAAATAACGTGGGTGTGTTTTATCCCTACCCGCAGTATTTCACTCAGCTGTCCGAGGACAAGCTCTGGGACATCATAAATGTGAACATTGCCGCCGCTAGTTTGATGGTCCATGTTGTGTTACCGGGAAtggtggagagaaagaaaggtgcCATCGTCACGATCTCTTCTGGCTCCTGCTGCAAACCCACTCCTCAGCTGGCTGCATTTTCTGCTTCTAAG GCTTATTTAGACCACTTCAGCAGAGCCTTGCAATATGAATATGCCTCTAAAGGAATCTTTGTACAGAGTCTAATCCCTTTCTATGTAGCCACCAGCATGACAGCACCCAGCAACTTTCTGCACAGGTGCTCGTGGTTGGTGCCTTCGCCAAAAGTCTATGCACATCATGCTGTTTCTACTCTTGGGATTTCCAAAAGGACCACAGGATATTGGTCCCATTCTATTCAG tttctttttgcaCAGTATATGCCTGAATGGCTCTGGGTGTGGGGAGCAAATATTCTCAACCGTTCACTACGTAAGGAAGCCTTATCCTGCACAGCCTGA